One genomic window of Papaver somniferum cultivar HN1 unplaced genomic scaffold, ASM357369v1 unplaced-scaffold_0, whole genome shotgun sequence includes the following:
- the LOC113325827 gene encoding photosynthetic NDH subunit of lumenal location 4, chloroplastic-like, whose translation MVISTLTNSVSKPNFVLNQGLKSKPISSLTLKPTISCSSDSNGGLSQAITVAKREIFSLGLGILTSAMVIGAPLEANATRIEYYATVGEPPCELNYAKSGLGYCDVSPGFGDNAPLGELINIHYTARFADGTVFDSSYKRGRYLTMRIGVGKVIKGLDQGIGGGEGVPPMAVGGRRKLQIPPALAYGPEPAGCFGGECNIPANATLTYDINFVGVYK comes from the exons ATGGTGATCTCAACATTAACAAACTCAGTATCTAAACCTAATTTTGTGCTTAATCAAGGTCTTAAATCAAAACCCATTTCTTCATTAACCTTAAAACCCACTATTTCCTGTTCTTCTGATTCAAACGGAGGTTTGTCACAAGCAATTACAGTTGCAAAAAGAGAGATTTTCAGTTTGGGTTTGGGGATTTTAACATCAGCTATGGTGATTGGTGCTCCTTTAGAAGCAAATGCTACTAGAATTGAGTATTATGCTACTGTTGGTGAACCTCCTTGTGAACTCAATTATGCTAAGTCAGGGTTGGGTTATTGCGATGTTTCTCCTGGGTTTGGTGATAATGCTCCACTCGGGGAGCTAATTAAC ATTCACTACACTGCAAGGTTTGCTGATGGGACAGTATTTGATAGCAGCTATAAACGTGGAAGATATCTCACAATGCGCATTGGTGTTGGCAAG GTGATTAAGGGGCTGGACCAAGGGATTGGGGGAGGTGAAGGGGTGCCTCCAATGGCTGTTG GAGGAAGGCGTAAACTTCAGATTCCCCCAGCATTAGCATATGGACCTGAACCTGCAGGATGCTTTGGAG GTGAATGCAACATACCTGCGAACGCGACTCTTACCTACGACATTAATTTTGTAGGAGTTTACAAGTGA
- the LOC113325897 gene encoding heavy metal-associated isoprenylated plant protein 23-like encodes MGVGYTLDYLSGLLGGNGHTKSKKRRQMQTVELKVRMDCEGCELKVKNALSSMRGVKSVEINRKEQKVTVSGYVEANKVLKRAQSTGNKSEIWPYVPYNLVMNPYTAQVYDKKAPPGYVRKIDNTTATATMNYQDDHYIAMFSDDNPNSCSIM; translated from the exons ATGGGTGTTGGATATACTTTAGATTATTTATCTGGTTTACTAGGAGGCAATGGACATACGAAAAGCAAGAAAAGGAGACAAATGCAGACAGTTGAACTCAAAGTTAGAATGGATTGTGAAGGATGTGAACTCAAAGTAAAGAATGCTCTTTCTTCAATGAGAG GAGTAAAATCAGTGGAGATTAACAGGAAAGAACAAAAGGTGACAGTAAGTGGATATGTAGAAGCAAACAAGGTATTAAAGAGAGCTCAATCAACAGGAAATAAGTCTGAAATATGGCCTTATGTTCCTTACAACTTGGTTATGAATCCTTATACTGCTCAAGTTTATGACAAAAAAGCACCACCTGGTTATGTTAGAAAAATTGATAACACTACTGCGACTGCAACCATGAATTACCAAGATGATCACTATATTGCCATGTTTAGTGATGATAACCCCAATTCTTGCTCTATCATGTAA
- the LOC113325880 gene encoding MICOS complex subunit mic60-like produces the protein MLQRGMLESGRSIQRVYRQSKTTQLPYFLLSRKGFSSKPTTTTLQKPAGSPSPAASVGKTSPPPPTPPKEAPKTGTWLKIFFGSVAVGGAVAAYQGGHLGYPFVKEEKSSNELSNIDAKKDVGLKETRELEKQVETSTLGSDFVNVEKNDDGVALGVPDVQGESNVSVQEDKVIDKESVAPQEDPILGETTPTTSSEIPLSDDLSKREIGDFVASTAVSQETETNIVAQEAESIPTSPDNLTLEETTEAPVVNASESSNALLAEYSLQKDEGSPTTSSNEKVTDVSVPFSEAKELLLSTSDELKDAYISKDGKLVLDFLDALHAAERKQFELDAHVFSEEKRILKEKYEKELKDARARQLMYAEEAAMLEKELNKERVKFAANIKLLQEKAEEDLKRELERKENEAEAQLNKIQDLAKAKLAAAIANEKASQIEKMAEANLNINALCMAFLARSEESRQSHSVYKLALGTLALEDALSNGLPIQREVNVLRTYLDGIDKDSLLELVLSTLPEETLKHGTDTQFQLNQKFTTLKDTLRHYSLIPPGGGGILTHTIAHVASSLKVKEDDPSGDGIESVISRVERLLAEGKLAEAAESLEKGVSGSKAEEIVGDWVIQARNRAIAEQALSVLKSYATAISLT, from the exons ATGTTGCAAAG GGGAATGCTGGAGTCCGGCAGATCCATTCAAAGAGTCTACAGACAAAGCAAAACAACTCAG TTGCCATATTTTCTTTTGTCGAGAAAAGGATTTTCGTCTAAACCTACTACTACAACACTTCAAAAACCAGCTGGTTCACCCTCACCAGCTGCTTCAGTAGGAAAaacctcaccaccaccaccaacaccaccaaaaGAAGCACCTAAAACTGGTACCtggttgaagattttttttgGAAGTGTTGCAGTTGGTGGTGCAGTTGCAGCTTATCAAGGCGGACATTTAGGTTATCCTTTTGTTAAAGAGGAGAAATCTTCGAATGAGTTATCTAACATTGATGCTAAGAAGGATGTTGGTTTGAAGGAAACAAGAGAGTTAGAAAAGCAAGTGGAGACGAGTACATTGGGGTCTGATTTTGTTAATGTTGAGAAAAATGATGATGGTGTTGCTTTGGGCGTTCCTGATGTTCAAGGGGAATCAAATGTGTCTGTTCAAGAAGATAAGGTAATTGACAAAGAGAGTGTGGCACCTCAAGAAGATCCGATTCTTGGCGAGACTACTCCTACCACTTCTTCTGAAATACCATTAAGCGATGACCTCAGCAAAAGGGAAATTGGAGACTTTGTAGCATCCACAGCTGTTTCTCAAGAAACTGAGACAAATATTGTAGCTCAAGAGGCTGAGTCAATACCAACCTCACCCGATAATCTTACCTTGGAGGAGACAACAGAG GCTCCTGTAGTTAATGCTTCTGAATCATCCAATGCACTTCTTGCTGAATATTCTCTCCAGAAAGATGAGGGTAGTCCAACAACTTCTTCCAATGAGAAGGTTACTGATGTATCCGTGCCTTTTTCTGAAGCAAAAGAG TTGTTACTAAGCACGAGTGATGAGTTGAAGGATGCGTACATATCCAAGGATGGAAAGTTGGTTCTTGATTTCTTGGATGCCCTTCACGCAGCTGAACGAAAGCAGTTTGAGTTAGATGCTCATGTATTTTCTGAAGAAAAGAGAATTTTGAAG GAGAAGTATGAGAAAGAGTTGAAGGATGCCAGAGCCAGGCAACTCATGTATGCAGAAGAAGCTGCGATGTTGGAGAAG GAGTTAAACAAAGAAAGGGTCAAGTTTGCAGCTAACATAAAGTTGCTTCAAGAAAAAGCAGAAGAAGATCTCAAGCGGGAACTGGAAAGAAAG GAAAATGAAGCAGAGGCACAGTTGAATAAGATCCAAGACTTGGCGAAAGCAAAACTTGCCGCTGCTATTGCTAATGAGAAAGCATCTCAGATCGAAAAGATGGCAGAGGCTAATCTTAAT ATTAATGCCTTGTGCATGGCTTTCTTGGCGCGATCTGAAGAGTCCCGGCAGAGTCACTCTGTATACAAGCTGGCTCTG GGAACACTTGCATTAGAAGATGCACTATCTAATGGATTACCTATTCAGAGAGAGGTAAATGTACTACGTACGTACCTTGATGGCATTGACAAAGACTCCCTCTTGGAATTGGTCTTGTCAACTCTTCCAGAAGAAACGTTAAAGCATGGTACAGACACGCAATTTCAATTGAACCAGAAG TTTACTACATTGAAAGACACGCTCCGGCATTATAGTCTTATCCCACCTGGTGGAGGAGGCATCTTGACACATACAATCGCACATGTTGCGTCTTCTTTGAAG GTTAAGGAAGATGATCCATCTGGGGACGGGATTGAGTCTGTCATCAGCAGGGTTGAGAGGCTTCTGGCCGAAGGAAAACTGGCTGAAGCAGCGGAAAGCCTAGAAAAAGGTGTCAGTGGTAGCAAAGCAGAGGAAATTGTTGGCGATTGGGTGATACAAGCAAGGAACAGAGCCATCGCAGAGCAAGCTCTATCCGTACTTAAATCATATGCTACAGCCATCAGTCTTACATAA
- the LOC113325846 gene encoding uncharacterized protein LOC113325846 — MRGGGITRLNHHITQVKGNVSSCIKATVETINEIRQNDSIKKLKKDHRDNVDAMYRRTHFDEKSDADIDDEDHEVQEVEKDINVGSSSQVVVQSQSKRKFKSQSSSRGPMDLLMQTDHQKTQQATLDRNSSAKEKLKKDAWKSISAWMTENSISFNTVRCPSFQQMIYAIGEYGKAMPAPSYHQIHTNLLKDQLAETKKFVDTFRINWKRYGCSIMSDGWTDGKKRHLINFLVNCPKGSVFLKSVDASNITNDADFIREIVKEVIEDVGKENVVQFITDNGSNFKKVGKDLMIEYPNLFWTPCGAHCVQLMLEELGDKLMRIKTSVILGKRLVTYIYAHFQVLCLMRELTRADLHRWAKTRFSKETSGINALKIVTSSTFWEDVDYACSVLKPLVKVVRLVDIERKPTMPSFYDAMRIARNQLEEKFSEDNDTWGVIKACFEKRWKNNFNHALHCAAYYLNPYIFYTIEAYEMDSDPKYIEIKRGLHTAIERLIPNEDELDAATGELRKYADAVGILGTPPCKRRRNKDQPHKLIDFITTLFIFIIDEWWITFGGIDAPNLQKFVIRVLSLTCSASPFALEKRNRITQQKLNDSVFIQYNKKLQRRYLEIQQYNDNDNDKANDPIFLEERDENDEWLELRNLNDLEVHGDYVTFDDLQEIVSEERGTVGSKGASSSRSKSTYPTNSEYDGYDTDDLMLDTQNGLLGGVGNDGVTLDDDIYDESNYID, encoded by the exons ATGCGTGGTGGTGGAATTACTAGGCTTAACCATCATATCACACAAGTCAAAGGGAATGTTTCATCATGTATAAAAGCAACAGTTGAAACTATAAATGAAATTAGACAAAATGACAGTATAAAGAAGTTAAAGAAAGATCACAGGGATAACGTTGATGCTATGTATCGTCGCACACATTTTGATGAGAAGTCTGATGCTGATATTGATGATGAGGACCATGAGGTACAAGAAGTTGAAAAGGATATTAATGTGGGCAGTAGTAGTCAAGTAGTTGTTCAGAGTCAGAGTAAAAGAAAATTCAAGAGCCAAAGTAGTTCTAGGGGTCCAATGGATTTACTCATGCAGACAGACCACCAGAAAACTCAGCAAGCCACTCTTGACAGAAACAGTTCAGCTAAAGAGAAGTTAAAGAAAGATGCATGGAAAAGCATTTCAGCTTGGATGACTGAGAACTCTATATCTTTTAATACTGTTCGATGTCCAAGTTTCCAACAAATGATCTATGCAATTGGTGAATATGGTAAAGCTATGCCCGCGCCATCTTACCATCAGATTCACACAAATCTTTTAAAGGACCAGTTagcagaaacaaagaagtttgttGATACATTTAGGATAAATTGGAAGAGGTATGGATGTTCTATTATGTCCGATGGTTGGACAGATGGGAAAAAGCGACATCTTATTAACTTTTTGGTGAATTGTCCGAAAGGGTCAGTTTTCTTGAAGTCTGTAGATGCGTCAAACATAACCAATGATGCTGATTTCATACGTGAGATTGTAAAGGAGGTAATTGAAGATGTCGGGAAAGAAAATGTGGTTCAATTCATTACTGACAATGGTTCAAATTTTAAAAAGGTTGGGAAAGATTTAATGATTGAATACCCGAATCTATTTTGGACTCCTTGTGGTGCTCATTGTGTCCAGTTGATGCTAGAAGAACTTGGTGACAAGCTTATGCGAATCAAGACATCCGTCATTCTAGGTAAAAGACTTGTTACTTACATTTATGCTCATTTTCAAGTATTGTGCTTGATGAGGGAGTTGACACGTGCAGACTTACATAG GTGGGCAAAaactagattttcaaaagaaacttCTGGAATTAATGCACTTAAAATTGTTACAAGTAGCACATTTTGGGAAGATGTTGATTATGCTTGTAGTGTGTTGAAGCCTTTAGTTAAGGTTGTAAGGTTGGTGGACATCGAGCGCAAACCTACAATGCCTTCTTTTTATGATGCAATGAGGATAGCAAGGAATCAACTAGAGGAGAAATTCAGTGAAGATAATGATACGTGGGGTGTAATTAAGGCTTGCTTtgagaaaagatggaagaataactTTAATCATGCTCTACATTGTGCGGCATACTATTTGAATCCTTACATATTCTACACTATTGAAGCTTATGAAATGGATAGTGatccaaagtacatagaaatcaaaAGAGGACTTCATACAGCAATTGAAAGGCTTATACCcaatgaagatgaacttgatgCTGCTACGGGTGAATTGAGAAAGTATGCTGATGCTGTTGGGATCTTGGGAACTCCGccttgcaaaagaagaagaaataaggatCAACCTCATAAGCTT ATAGATTTTATAACTactttgtttatatttataatagatGAATGGTGGATTACATTTGGAGGAATCGATGCACCAAACCTACAAAAATTTGTAATCAGAGTATTGAGTCTTACTTGTTCTGCTTCCCCAT TTGCACTCGAAAAACGAAATCGCATAACGCAACAGAAATTGAATGATAGTGTTTTTATCCAGTATAATAAGAAATTGCAGCGTCGTTACCTAGAAATCCAACAAtataatgataatgataatgataaagCTAATGATCCTATTTTTCTGGAGGAgcgtgatgaaaatgatgaatggttggaGTTACGAAATTTGAATGACTTGGAGGTTCATGGTGATTATGTAACTTTTGATGATTTACAAGAGATAGTTAGTGAAGAACGTGGGACTGTTGGTAGTAAAGGTGCCAGTAGTTCTCGAAGTAAGTCTACGTATCCAACTAACTCGgagtatgatggatatgatactgatGACTTGATGTTGGACACTCAAAATGGGCTACTCGGTGGTGTCGGGAATGATGGAGTTACTTTAGATGATGATATCTATGATGAATCAAATTATATTGATTAG